The proteins below come from a single Rhizobium tropici CIAT 899 genomic window:
- a CDS encoding rhodanese-related sulfurtransferase codes for MLPDPRRDATGAFLVAALYHFVSFPRFESLREPLLALCEEKGVKGTLLLAHEGINGTIAGTDAAIGAVLAFLRAQPEFAGLEHKESRASKMPFVRMKVKLKKEIVTMGVEDIDPTQVVGTYVAPKDWNALISDPDTIVIDTRNDYETAIGVFKGAVDPKTKTFREFPEWVRDNTGLHNKPKIAMYCTGGIRCEKATAFMKQQGFDEVYHLKGGILKYLEEVPAEESLWEGACFVFDERVSVEHGLKEGKHKLCHACRNPITSEEVTSPFYEAGVSCSHCYHERSEEDRERYRERQRQIALARKRGHEHIG; via the coding sequence ATGCTTCCAGATCCACGGCGCGACGCGACCGGCGCATTCCTCGTTGCCGCGCTCTATCATTTCGTTTCCTTTCCGCGCTTCGAAAGCCTGCGCGAGCCGCTGCTTGCGCTCTGCGAGGAAAAGGGCGTGAAGGGCACGCTGCTGCTGGCACATGAAGGGATCAACGGCACGATCGCCGGCACGGATGCCGCCATCGGCGCCGTGCTCGCTTTCCTGCGCGCCCAGCCGGAATTTGCCGGGCTCGAGCACAAGGAAAGCCGCGCATCGAAAATGCCGTTCGTGCGCATGAAGGTGAAGCTGAAGAAAGAGATCGTCACCATGGGCGTCGAGGATATCGACCCCACCCAGGTTGTCGGCACCTATGTCGCGCCGAAGGACTGGAACGCGCTGATCTCCGACCCCGACACCATCGTCATCGATACACGCAACGACTACGAGACTGCCATCGGCGTCTTCAAGGGCGCGGTCGACCCGAAGACCAAGACCTTCCGCGAGTTTCCGGAATGGGTGCGCGACAATACCGGCCTGCACAACAAGCCAAAGATCGCCATGTACTGCACCGGCGGCATCCGCTGCGAGAAGGCGACCGCCTTCATGAAGCAGCAAGGCTTCGACGAGGTCTATCACCTCAAGGGCGGCATCCTGAAATATCTCGAGGAAGTGCCGGCGGAAGAGAGCCTATGGGAAGGCGCCTGCTTCGTCTTCGACGAGCGTGTCTCCGTCGAGCATGGCCTGAAGGAGGGCAAACACAAGCTCTGCCACGCCTGCCGCAACCCCATTACATCGGAAGAAGTGACCTCACCCTTTTACGAGGCCGGCGTCTCCTGCAGCCATTGCTATCATGAGCGCAGCGAAGAGGATCGCGAGCGTTACCGCGAAAGGCAGCGCCAGATCGCGCTCGCTCGCAAGCGTGGCCACGAGCATATCGGCTAA
- a CDS encoding putative bifunctional diguanylate cyclase/phosphodiesterase, translating to MGAAFRSLRENTQIGRHSIVTAVLVCFALIVAVVTLMVLTAIGRVADYSNKLDDERSWETTVGALKTFQGQLEATLHDHSARNDAARSVYGTDNQNWIVGNYGDISSNGALFDTAVIVEDNNKPIVAYHDGQPLTGSIEEVLGTAVWALVDQARTTRVTGVPEASSYIMTRDGIAAAGAATIRERSGRIPVPEGHRRYLILVRYLDANRIKMLSNTYVISGLRLVPPETVARYAVSIVDPLGKSLGRLVWSSRQPGDMSYQQVRPLVLGALGLVGLFFVVLLILGLMAGRRLRAEEVQARQVSLRDRLSGLLNREGLRLDVDRLVDRARSDGTNVLLLYLDLDGFKEINDAYGHGTGDQLIRAVAAGLKVLVPPQAALARLGGDEFAIAFPTKELNDAPALRLAEQILDFLAEPLEIGRRVVVVGASIGIASSPEGRIDREELVRRADLAMYKAKEAGRARMTCYDTAMDAHREERNALELDLRRAIELEELTLAYQPLVDASSCEMIGVEALVRWNRPGHGPISPEAFIPIAETSGLIEALGLLVLRKACEAARHWPDLRVAVNVSPGQFRNPAFADYVRSVLNSTEIEAERVTLEITEGYIIQNPERTRQSIERLKRLGVKVALDDFGSGFSSIGYLRQFGFDRIKIDRSLTMNVLEDNRAREMVKATVALARSLDIPVTAEGIETEEQGRALAGFGCDELQGYFHGKPMPEAEISKRLAVQTATAPDEEHAAA from the coding sequence TTGGGAGCAGCTTTCAGGTCATTGCGCGAAAATACACAGATCGGTCGTCATTCCATCGTGACGGCCGTTTTGGTTTGCTTTGCATTGATTGTTGCCGTCGTGACCTTGATGGTTCTTACCGCGATCGGCCGCGTTGCCGATTATTCCAACAAGCTGGATGACGAGCGCTCCTGGGAGACGACCGTCGGTGCACTGAAGACTTTTCAGGGACAACTGGAAGCGACGCTGCATGACCATTCAGCGCGCAACGATGCGGCGCGAAGTGTCTATGGGACCGATAATCAAAATTGGATCGTCGGTAATTACGGCGACATTTCCTCCAACGGCGCGCTGTTCGATACTGCCGTCATCGTTGAAGACAACAACAAGCCGATCGTTGCTTACCACGATGGCCAACCGTTGACTGGCAGCATCGAGGAGGTCCTTGGCACTGCGGTCTGGGCGCTCGTCGATCAGGCGCGAACAACGCGTGTGACTGGGGTGCCGGAAGCCTCGAGCTATATCATGACCAGGGATGGTATCGCGGCGGCCGGTGCCGCGACGATCCGCGAAAGATCCGGTCGCATTCCGGTGCCAGAAGGCCACCGGCGCTATCTGATCCTCGTCCGTTACCTCGATGCCAACCGGATCAAGATGCTCTCCAATACCTATGTCATTAGCGGCTTGAGGCTGGTGCCGCCGGAAACCGTGGCCCGATACGCCGTCTCCATCGTCGATCCGCTCGGCAAGTCGCTGGGGCGGCTGGTGTGGAGCTCGCGCCAGCCGGGGGATATGAGCTATCAGCAGGTCCGCCCGCTGGTTCTCGGAGCGCTCGGCCTCGTGGGCCTGTTCTTCGTCGTGCTTTTGATCCTGGGATTGATGGCGGGGCGCCGGCTGCGGGCGGAAGAGGTTCAGGCGCGCCAGGTTTCTCTTCGCGATCGGCTGAGCGGGCTCCTCAACCGTGAGGGGTTGCGGCTCGATGTGGATCGTCTGGTCGATCGGGCGCGCTCCGATGGTACCAATGTCCTGCTTCTCTACCTCGACCTCGATGGCTTCAAGGAAATCAACGATGCCTATGGGCATGGCACCGGCGATCAGCTGATCCGCGCGGTAGCTGCCGGGCTCAAGGTGCTCGTGCCGCCGCAGGCGGCCTTGGCGCGCCTTGGTGGCGATGAGTTCGCCATCGCCTTCCCGACGAAGGAACTCAATGACGCTCCCGCCTTGCGCCTGGCTGAGCAGATCCTGGATTTCCTTGCCGAACCGCTGGAAATCGGCCGTCGTGTGGTGGTCGTCGGTGCCAGTATCGGCATCGCAAGCTCGCCTGAAGGTCGTATCGACAGGGAGGAATTGGTGCGGCGTGCCGATCTTGCCATGTACAAGGCCAAGGAAGCCGGCCGCGCCCGCATGACCTGCTACGACACCGCCATGGATGCCCATCGCGAGGAACGCAATGCGCTGGAGCTCGATCTGCGCCGTGCCATCGAGTTGGAGGAACTGACGCTCGCCTATCAGCCGCTGGTCGATGCATCGAGCTGCGAGATGATCGGCGTCGAGGCGCTGGTGCGGTGGAACCGTCCCGGTCACGGGCCGATTTCGCCGGAAGCCTTCATTCCGATTGCGGAAACCAGCGGCCTGATCGAGGCATTGGGCCTGCTCGTCCTGCGCAAGGCCTGCGAGGCGGCAAGACACTGGCCGGATTTGCGTGTCGCCGTCAACGTTTCGCCTGGCCAGTTCCGCAATCCCGCCTTTGCCGATTATGTCCGCAGCGTGCTTAACAGTACTGAAATCGAAGCCGAGCGTGTGACGCTGGAAATCACCGAAGGCTATATCATTCAAAATCCGGAGCGTACCCGTCAGTCGATCGAGCGGTTGAAGAGGCTCGGCGTCAAGGTGGCGCTCGATGACTTCGGATCGGGTTTCTCCTCCATCGGTTATCTGCGCCAATTCGGGTTCGACCGCATCAAGATCGATCGCTCGCTGACGATGAATGTGCTGGAAGACAACCGCGCCCGCGAGATGGTGAAGGCGACTGTGGCGCTGGCCCGGTCACTCGACATTCCCGTCACGGCCGAAGGGATAGAAACCGAGGAGCAGGGAAGGGCGCTTGCGGGCTTCGGTTGCGACGAGCTGCAGGGCTATTTCCACGGCAAGCCGATGCCGGAAGCCGAGATCAGCAAGCGGCTTGCGGTACAGACGGCAACCGCGCCGGACGAAGAACACGCCGCTGCCTGA
- a CDS encoding NADPH-dependent FMN reductase, which translates to MTQRPISLYALCGSQRRASTSRRLLEALQLACPEGITIAICDLIGDLPVFNPDNEGERTPVIVERFAAEIRKADGLIVACPEYAHGIPGGFKNALDWLVSRDEVPFKPLMFAHASHRGDLVLAQLADVLQTMSLHIVEDAFLRLPVAGKSDEIQAAMLLEARESGLFSASLSRFAQAIAAKA; encoded by the coding sequence ATGACTCAGCGGCCGATCTCCCTTTATGCGCTTTGCGGCAGCCAGCGGCGCGCTTCGACCAGTCGCAGGCTGCTGGAGGCACTGCAGCTCGCCTGCCCCGAAGGCATCACCATTGCGATTTGCGATCTGATTGGCGACCTGCCGGTCTTCAATCCGGATAATGAGGGTGAGCGAACTCCAGTTATCGTTGAGAGATTTGCGGCCGAGATCCGCAAGGCAGACGGTTTGATCGTCGCTTGTCCGGAATATGCCCATGGCATACCCGGCGGCTTCAAGAACGCGCTGGACTGGCTGGTGTCGCGTGACGAGGTGCCGTTCAAGCCGCTGATGTTTGCTCACGCGTCGCATCGCGGCGATCTCGTATTGGCACAGCTCGCGGACGTCTTGCAGACCATGTCGCTGCATATCGTTGAAGACGCCTTCTTGCGTCTGCCGGTTGCCGGCAAGAGCGATGAGATACAGGCCGCAATGCTGCTGGAGGCGCGCGAAAGCGGCCTTTTCTCCGCAAGTCTCAGCCGCTTCGCGCAAGCGATAGCCGCCAAGGCATGA
- a CDS encoding GH1 family beta-glucosidase produces MIDPKLLADRFPGDFTFGVATAAFQIEGATKADGRKPSIWDAFANMPGRVYQRDNGDIACDHYNRLEQDLDLIKDMGVEAYRFSIAWPRIIPEGTGPVNEAGLDFYDRLVDGCKARGIKTFATLYHWDLPLALAGDGGWTARSTAHAFQRYAKTVMARLGDRLDSVATFNEPWCIVWLSHLYGVHAPGERNMQAALYAMHYMNLAHGLGVEAIRSVAPKVPVGIVLNAASILPGSDRPEDLAAVERAHQFHNGAFFDPIFKGEYPKEFVEALGDRMPKIEEGDLKIINQKLDWWGLNYYMPMRVFDDASKSGDFPWTKEAAPVSDVRTDIGWEVYSPGLKHVVEDLNKRYELPECYITENGACYNMGVINGEVDDQPRLDYYIEHLGVVADLIKDGYPMRGYFAWSLMDNFEWAEGYRMRFGLVHVDYETQVRTIKKSGKWYRELASQFPRGNHKAV; encoded by the coding sequence ATGATCGATCCGAAGCTTCTTGCCGATCGCTTCCCAGGCGATTTCACATTCGGCGTTGCCACCGCTGCATTTCAGATCGAAGGTGCCACAAAGGCCGACGGCCGCAAGCCTTCCATATGGGATGCCTTCGCCAATATGCCCGGCCGCGTCTATCAGCGCGATAATGGCGACATCGCCTGCGATCACTATAACCGGCTGGAGCAGGATCTCGATCTGATCAAGGACATGGGCGTCGAGGCCTATCGCTTCTCGATCGCCTGGCCGCGCATCATCCCCGAAGGCACCGGCCCGGTGAACGAAGCCGGCCTCGATTTCTACGATCGTCTGGTGGATGGCTGCAAGGCGCGGGGGATCAAGACCTTCGCGACGCTCTACCATTGGGATCTGCCGCTGGCACTTGCCGGCGATGGCGGCTGGACTGCACGCTCGACGGCGCATGCCTTCCAGCGATATGCCAAGACCGTCATGGCCCGCCTCGGCGATCGTCTGGACTCTGTCGCCACCTTCAACGAGCCCTGGTGCATCGTCTGGCTGAGCCATCTCTACGGCGTCCATGCGCCGGGCGAGCGCAATATGCAGGCTGCCCTTTACGCCATGCACTATATGAACCTTGCGCATGGTCTCGGCGTCGAGGCGATCCGCTCCGTGGCGCCGAAGGTGCCTGTCGGCATCGTGCTCAATGCCGCTTCGATCCTGCCGGGCTCGGATCGTCCGGAAGATCTGGCAGCAGTCGAGCGCGCCCATCAGTTCCACAACGGTGCCTTCTTCGATCCGATCTTCAAGGGCGAATATCCGAAGGAGTTCGTCGAGGCCCTTGGTGACCGTATGCCCAAGATCGAGGAAGGGGACCTGAAGATCATCAATCAGAAGCTCGATTGGTGGGGTCTGAACTATTACATGCCGATGCGCGTCTTCGATGACGCCTCCAAGAGCGGCGATTTCCCCTGGACGAAGGAAGCGGCGCCGGTCAGCGACGTGAGGACGGATATCGGTTGGGAGGTTTATTCGCCCGGCCTGAAGCATGTCGTCGAGGACCTCAACAAGCGCTACGAGCTGCCGGAGTGCTACATCACCGAGAACGGCGCCTGCTACAACATGGGCGTCATTAATGGCGAGGTCGATGACCAGCCGCGTCTCGACTACTATATCGAGCATCTGGGCGTCGTCGCGGATCTCATCAAGGACGGCTATCCGATGCGCGGCTATTTTGCCTGGAGCCTCATGGACAATTTCGAATGGGCGGAGGGTTACCGCATGCGTTTCGGCCTCGTCCATGTCGATTACGAGACACAGGTGCGCACGATCAAGAAGAGCGGCAAGTGGTACAGGGAGCTTGCCTCCCAGTTTCCGAGGGGCAATCACAAAGCGGTTTGA
- a CDS encoding DoxX family protein translates to MLAAVHALHPHLLSLLRIVASLVLFSYGTQKVLHFPVAENVPAVGSLPWIAGLLELTLGFLVLIGFQTRVAAFVLSGLMAFAYFLRHAPQSFYPAQNGGTAAILFCFIFLFLASAGAGPLSVDALTKRKQQAAA, encoded by the coding sequence ATGCTCGCTGCCGTCCACGCCCTCCATCCTCATCTGCTGAGTCTGCTGCGCATCGTCGCCTCTCTTGTGCTCTTCAGCTATGGAACGCAAAAAGTGCTGCATTTCCCGGTGGCCGAAAATGTGCCCGCCGTTGGATCGCTGCCTTGGATCGCCGGCCTGCTCGAACTCACTCTCGGCTTCCTCGTCCTGATCGGCTTCCAGACGCGCGTCGCCGCCTTCGTGCTGTCAGGCCTGATGGCCTTCGCCTATTTCCTTCGCCACGCGCCGCAAAGCTTCTACCCGGCACAAAACGGCGGCACCGCTGCCATCCTGTTCTGCTTCATCTTCCTGTTCCTCGCCAGCGCTGGCGCCGGCCCGCTGAGCGTCGACGCGCTGACGAAGCGCAAGCAGCAAGCTGCGGCCTGA
- a CDS encoding Gfo/Idh/MocA family protein encodes MAIEGSSEQTREPRIRLGMVGGGAGAFIGAVHRIAARIDDQFDLIAGALSSSPEKAQASGLDLGLDPSRTYSSYRDMAIREAKLKNGIEAVSIVTPNHVHYDAAKEFLRRGIHVICDKPLTSNLADAKKLKKVADESGALFILTHNYTGYPMIRQAREMIANGELGDIRIVQAEYPQDWLTENIEQSGQKQAAWRTDPAQSGAGGSTGDIGTHAYNLASFVTGLELDSLAADLDSFVEGRRLDDNAHVMLRFKAKGSEKPAKGMLWCSQVAPGHENGLKLRVYGTRGGIEWTQADPNYLWYTPFGEQKRLITRNGAGSGAAAARVSRIPSGHPEGYLEAFATIYTEAARAINARKKGVAVDPAVIYPTVDDGVKGVAFVEACVASSKRNGAWVKL; translated from the coding sequence ATGGCAATCGAAGGATCATCGGAACAGACGCGGGAGCCGCGCATTCGGCTCGGTATGGTGGGCGGCGGCGCCGGCGCATTCATCGGCGCTGTGCATCGAATTGCGGCACGTATCGACGATCAGTTCGATCTTATTGCGGGTGCGCTCTCGTCCTCGCCGGAAAAGGCTCAGGCTTCCGGCCTCGATCTCGGTCTCGATCCCTCGCGCACCTATTCCAGCTATCGTGACATGGCGATCCGCGAAGCCAAGCTGAAGAACGGCATCGAGGCCGTTTCGATCGTTACGCCGAACCATGTGCACTATGACGCCGCCAAGGAATTTCTGCGTCGCGGCATCCACGTCATCTGCGACAAGCCGCTGACCTCCAATCTCGCCGATGCCAAGAAGCTGAAGAAGGTGGCCGACGAAAGTGGCGCGCTCTTCATCCTCACGCATAATTACACCGGCTATCCGATGATCCGCCAGGCGCGCGAGATGATCGCCAATGGCGAGCTCGGCGATATCCGCATCGTGCAGGCGGAATATCCGCAGGACTGGTTGACGGAGAACATCGAGCAATCCGGCCAGAAGCAGGCGGCATGGCGCACCGACCCGGCCCAGTCCGGCGCCGGTGGTTCCACCGGCGATATCGGCACGCATGCCTATAACCTCGCTTCCTTCGTCACCGGCCTCGAGCTCGACAGCCTCGCCGCCGATCTCGACAGCTTCGTCGAAGGCCGCCGCCTTGATGACAACGCGCATGTGATGCTGCGCTTCAAGGCCAAGGGTTCGGAAAAGCCGGCCAAGGGCATGCTCTGGTGCAGCCAGGTGGCGCCGGGTCACGAGAACGGCCTGAAGCTCCGCGTCTATGGCACCAGGGGCGGTATCGAGTGGACGCAGGCCGATCCGAACTATCTGTGGTACACGCCGTTTGGCGAGCAGAAGCGGCTGATTACCCGCAACGGCGCCGGTTCAGGTGCCGCCGCGGCGCGCGTCTCGCGCATCCCCTCGGGTCATCCGGAAGGCTATCTGGAAGCCTTCGCCACGATCTATACCGAAGCCGCGCGCGCCATTAACGCCCGCAAGAAGGGCGTGGCGGTCGATCCGGCTGTGATCTATCCGACCGTCGACGACGGCGTGAAGGGTGTGGCTTTCGTCGAGGCTTGTGTCGCCTCGTCTAAGCGCAACGGCGCCTGGGTCAAGCTCTAA
- a CDS encoding sugar phosphate isomerase/epimerase family protein produces MKTIKGPGLFLGQFAGDAAPFNSWDSITKWAADAGYIGVQVPTWASQLIDLKKAASSKDYCDEFAGVARANGVEVTELSTHLQGQLVAVHPAYDEAFDGFAAPEVRGNPKARQEWAVEQVKMALTASKHLGIKAHATFSGALAWPFIYPWPQRPAGLVETAFDELARRWTPILNHADENGVDVCYEIHPGEDLHDGITFEMFLERVKNHPRANMLYDPSHYVLQCLDYLENIDIYKDRIKMFHVKDAEFNPTGRQGVYGGYQGWVERAGRFRSLGDGQVDFGAVFSKMTANNFDGWAVVEWECALKHPEDGAREGSEFVKAHIIRVTEKAFDDFAGSGTDQAANRRMLGL; encoded by the coding sequence ATGAAGACGATCAAGGGACCAGGCCTGTTTCTTGGCCAGTTCGCCGGCGATGCGGCACCGTTCAACTCGTGGGATTCGATCACGAAATGGGCGGCCGATGCCGGCTATATCGGCGTGCAGGTTCCGACCTGGGCAAGCCAGCTCATCGACCTGAAGAAGGCGGCCTCCTCGAAGGATTATTGCGATGAATTCGCCGGTGTTGCCCGTGCCAACGGCGTCGAAGTCACCGAGCTTTCCACCCATCTTCAGGGCCAGCTCGTCGCGGTGCATCCGGCCTATGACGAAGCCTTTGACGGTTTTGCTGCGCCGGAAGTGCGTGGGAATCCGAAGGCTCGCCAGGAATGGGCCGTCGAGCAGGTGAAGATGGCGCTGACGGCGTCGAAGCATCTCGGCATAAAGGCGCACGCGACCTTCTCCGGCGCGCTCGCCTGGCCCTTCATCTATCCCTGGCCGCAGCGCCCGGCGGGCCTCGTCGAAACCGCCTTCGATGAACTTGCCCGCCGCTGGACGCCGATCCTCAACCATGCCGACGAAAACGGCGTCGACGTCTGCTACGAGATCCATCCGGGCGAAGACCTGCACGACGGCATCACCTTCGAGATGTTCCTGGAGCGCGTGAAGAACCATCCGCGCGCCAACATGCTCTACGATCCCTCGCATTACGTCCTGCAGTGCCTCGACTACCTCGAGAACATCGATATCTACAAGGACCGCATCAAGATGTTCCACGTCAAGGATGCGGAGTTCAACCCGACCGGGCGCCAGGGTGTCTATGGCGGTTATCAGGGCTGGGTCGAGCGCGCCGGCCGTTTCCGTTCGCTCGGCGACGGTCAGGTCGATTTCGGCGCCGTCTTCTCGAAGATGACCGCCAACAACTTCGACGGCTGGGCCGTGGTCGAATGGGAATGCGCGCTGAAGCATCCCGAGGACGGTGCGCGCGAAGGCTCCGAATTCGTCAAGGCACACATCATCCGCGTCACGGAAAAGGCCTTCGACGATTTTGCCGGTAGCGGCACGGACCAGGCGGCCAACCGGCGCATGCTTGGGCTGTAA
- a CDS encoding substrate-binding domain-containing protein, translated as MRKRLIGLAVVMAALAGTVHAADKKVTIGVSIPAADHGWTSGVVFHAERVAKLLMAEHPGLNVIVKTSPDAASQANAVQDLETQGIDALVILPSDPDPLVNAIKEVKDKGKFVALVDRAPSNNDNSVRDLYVAGNNPALGQVAGEYIKKNTPDAQVVVIRGLPIPIDQQRQDGFDKGIAGSNVKVLDRQYGNWNRDDAFKVMQDYLTKFPKIDVVWCQDDDMAVGVLQAIEQAKRTDIKYIVAGAGSKDMIKKVMDGDKLIPVDVLYPPAMVGTAMELTAASFYDQVPVRGNYILDATLVTKDNAKDFYFPDSPF; from the coding sequence ATGCGAAAAAGACTCATAGGCTTGGCTGTCGTGATGGCGGCTCTGGCCGGCACCGTACATGCCGCCGACAAGAAGGTGACGATCGGCGTTTCCATTCCGGCCGCCGACCACGGCTGGACCTCGGGCGTGGTGTTCCATGCCGAGCGCGTCGCCAAGCTCTTGATGGCGGAGCATCCGGGGTTGAACGTCATCGTCAAGACCTCACCTGACGCGGCGAGCCAGGCCAATGCGGTACAGGATCTTGAAACACAGGGCATCGATGCTCTCGTGATCCTGCCGTCGGATCCGGATCCGCTCGTCAACGCCATCAAGGAAGTCAAGGATAAGGGCAAGTTCGTGGCGCTCGTCGACCGTGCGCCGAGCAACAACGACAATTCCGTCCGTGACCTCTATGTCGCCGGCAACAATCCGGCGCTTGGCCAGGTCGCGGGCGAATATATCAAGAAGAACACGCCGGATGCACAGGTCGTCGTCATCCGCGGTCTGCCGATCCCGATCGATCAGCAGCGCCAGGACGGCTTCGACAAGGGTATCGCCGGCTCGAACGTCAAGGTTCTCGACCGCCAGTACGGCAACTGGAATCGCGACGACGCCTTCAAGGTCATGCAGGATTACCTGACCAAATTCCCGAAGATCGATGTCGTCTGGTGCCAGGATGACGACATGGCCGTCGGCGTTCTGCAGGCGATCGAGCAGGCCAAGCGCACCGATATCAAGTATATCGTCGCCGGCGCCGGCTCGAAGGACATGATCAAGAAGGTCATGGATGGCGACAAGCTGATCCCGGTCGACGTGCTCTATCCGCCGGCAATGGTCGGCACCGCCATGGAGCTGACGGCTGCCAGTTTTTATGATCAGGTTCCGGTTCGCGGCAACTACATCCTGGATGCGACGCTCGTCACCAAGGACAACGCCAAGGATTTCTACTTCCCCGATTCACCGTTCTGA
- a CDS encoding ABC transporter permease, giving the protein MSVGEDSSGKTGRRGRSWRDVDLRAVAPFAALVLLLIVGALVNPNFIGITNLTNVATRCAFIAIIAVGATFVISAGDLDLSVGAMVAFVASLMILFMNSGVIADPSMMLAAAVLFSIVAGLICGLANGLITTMGKIEPFIATLGTMGVYRGLTTWLSQGGAITLRPANIQALYKPAYYGSVLGVPVPIVVILVVTGIAAFILYRTRYGRHVIAVGSNRDVARYSGVAVNRVRTIAFIIQGFCVAIAVLLYVPRLGSTSATTGSLWELQAITAVVVGGTALKGGAGRVWGTICGAFILELVGNIMLLSNFISEYLLSAIQGAIIIIAMLVQRSLARK; this is encoded by the coding sequence ATGAGTGTGGGTGAAGACAGCAGCGGCAAGACAGGCCGGCGCGGACGTTCCTGGCGGGATGTCGATCTTAGGGCGGTTGCGCCGTTTGCGGCGCTGGTGCTGCTTCTGATCGTGGGCGCACTGGTCAACCCGAACTTCATCGGCATCACCAATCTCACCAATGTCGCGACGAGATGCGCCTTCATTGCCATCATCGCGGTCGGTGCCACTTTCGTTATTTCGGCGGGCGATCTCGATCTGTCCGTCGGCGCGATGGTTGCCTTCGTCGCCAGCCTGATGATCCTCTTCATGAATTCGGGCGTCATTGCCGATCCCTCTATGATGCTGGCGGCGGCGGTGTTGTTTTCGATCGTTGCCGGCCTGATATGCGGCCTTGCCAACGGGTTGATTACGACCATGGGCAAGATCGAGCCGTTCATCGCGACGCTCGGCACCATGGGTGTCTATCGCGGCCTGACGACCTGGCTGTCGCAGGGCGGTGCCATCACCTTGCGGCCCGCGAATATTCAGGCGCTCTACAAGCCCGCCTATTATGGCTCGGTGCTCGGTGTGCCCGTGCCGATCGTGGTCATCCTCGTCGTCACCGGCATTGCGGCCTTCATTCTCTACCGCACCCGTTATGGGCGGCATGTGATTGCGGTCGGCTCCAACCGTGACGTTGCCCGCTATTCGGGCGTGGCGGTCAATCGCGTGCGAACCATCGCCTTCATCATCCAGGGCTTTTGCGTTGCCATCGCCGTGCTTCTCTATGTGCCGCGGCTCGGTTCGACATCGGCGACGACGGGCAGCCTGTGGGAATTGCAGGCGATCACCGCCGTGGTCGTCGGTGGCACGGCGCTGAAGGGTGGCGCGGGCAGGGTGTGGGGCACGATCTGCGGCGCGTTCATCCTCGAACTCGTCGGCAATATCATGCTGCTTTCCAATTTCATCAGCGAGTATCTGCTGAGCGCCATCCAGGGTGCGATTATCATCATCGCCATGCTGGTTCAGCGTTCGCTTGCCCGCAAATAG